Genomic DNA from Verrucomicrobiia bacterium:
CATCTTGGACCTGTTCCGTGCCATTCACGGGTATTACCCCAACGTGTCGCTGGCGGACCTGACGGTTTATCTGGTCCACAGCGGCGACCATCTGCTGCCGACGCTGAGCCGCCGGCTGGGCGAATACAGCGCACGCCAGTTGAAACGGCTCGGACTCAAGTTGGTTCTCAATCAGCGGGTCAAATCCGTCACGGCCAACCGTGTTTATCTGGCCGACGGCACGAGCATCGAAACGAACACCGTCATTTCCACCGTCGGGAACGCGCCGCATCCGCTTGTCAAGGAGCTGGGCGCCGCCGCCGGCCTCGCGATGGAAAAAGGCAACGTCGTGACGGAAGCGACCGGCAGGGTCAAGGGCCAGACGCAACTCTGGGCGGTCGGCGATTGCGCCGCCTTCCCGACGGTGACAGGCGGCTTCTGTCCGGGCACGGCGCAATTCGCCTATCGGCAGGGCTTGCTGGTCGGGCGGAACGTGGTGCGACAACTCCACGGACGTGCGCTGCAATCGTTCACGTTCAAGGGGCTCGGTGAAATGGCCAGCATCGGTCATCACCTCGCCGTCGCGGAAATCTGCGGCGTGCAATTCTCCGGCTTCTTCGCCTGGTGGCTTTGGCGCACGGTGTATCTGCTCAAGCTGCCCCGCCTTGACCGCAAACTGCGTGTCGTGCTGGACTGGACACTGGACCTGTTTTTCCCGCGGGACCTCAATCATCTCAGCCCGCGCTTTACCAAGCCGGTGAAGGAAATTTATCTGGAAACGGGCGACGTGCTGTTCCACGAAGGTGAACCGGCCTTTTCCTTCTACCTGGTGAAAAGTGGCGCGCTCGAACTGCGCGAGCCCGGGGAAGCCCCGCAACGCATCGCCGCCGGCGGCTACTTCGGCGAACAGGCGTTGCTCGCGGACGGCCTCTGGCACTGCGACGCCTGCGCGGTGGAACCCACCACGCTTGTCTCCATTCCGGCGGGGATCTTCCACCAGCTCGTGCGCGGGGTCGGCTCCCTCGGCCAGTTCTTCCAAAAGTCGGCCACCAAGTATCAATCACGCGAAATCGTCGAAGCCATCAGCCGCAAAATTCCGCCCGCCGTGGCCACACGCCCGATTGCCGCGCTGATGGAACGCAAGCTCTACACCCTCGCCCCGGACACGACGGTGCAGGATGCGCTCGTCATCATGCGGGATCATCCGCGCAGTTCCTACCCGGTGGTGAACGGAAGCGGGCAACTGCACGGCGTCGTTCCGCGGGAAGAATTTTACGAGCTCTTGAAGCGTGAACCCACCCGGCCCGCAACCCGGCTCACGGAGCTGCCGCTGGCCCAATTGCCCACCGTGCCGGCGCAAACCCGCGTCAGCGAAGTCATGAAATGTTTTCTGCGCACGGGATCGAACAAGGTTCTCGTGGTGAATGACGCCAACCGGTTGCAGGGAATCGCCACCCTGATGGACCTCCTCGCCGCCAGCGATCATCCGCCGGATGAAGCTGGCGGCGGTTCGTAACGGGCGGCGGCATCCAATGCCCGGGCGCGCCGCACTGGCTTCCGGTCACCGGACGCGAGGAGCCTCCGCGAGCACAGCCACCGGGTGATTGCCCGCCCGCCATGCCTGAATTCCGCCCAGCAGGGGCCGCACGCGGGTAATTCCCTTCCGGCGTAGCAACAGGGCAACCCGAGCGCTGGTAACCTCGTTTGGGCATGAGCAATAAAGAATCACGTCACGGTCGCGGGGAATCTCGTGGTGACGATGGTCCACCTCATCCACGCTCAAGCGCATCGCTCCGAGAATGACAGAACGGTCGCTTTCAAATTCCAAGGTTGAACGCAAATCCAGGATGACCAAATCTTCGCCCGCAGACTGCTTTTCCCTCAATTCAGGAACGGTGATCCGCGCGATTCGCAATTCACGCAGGAGGCGTTGGCGATGCCAGTATTTGAAGCCGATATACAAGGCGGCCAGGCCGAGAATCAACGCCAAAGCGCTGCCGCCAATATGGGAAATGGCGGAGTTAATCTGTTCAATTTGGTTGCTGAAAAGAAAACCCAGACCGAAAAAGCAAATCCCATAAAGCAGCGAGCCGGCTCCATCAGCAACAAGAAAGGAGCTTAAGCGCATTCCAGACATCCCAGCCAGCGGTGGAGCCACGGTGCTAAAACCCGGCACAAATTTGGCCACCACGATTCCCTTGGCGCCGTATTTTGAAAACACATTCTGCGTCCGCCTGATGCAAGAATCCGGCTCCAGAGACATGCGGCACAAAAAGCCCAGCACGTGGTTGCCGCGATAACGCCCCAGAAAAAACCAAATTCCGTCGGCCAGCAGGCACGCGACGAGCGTCATCATCATCCCCCCAAGCAGGTTGAATTTCCCGGCGGCGGCAAGCGCCCCAGCGGCGAGCATCAAGAGTGGTGCCGGGAAAGGAATTCCCACCTGTTCCAGAAAAACGGCTCCAAAGACGATCCATAACCCGTAGTTTACCAACAACTGATCGGCTTGTGTCATAATCTAGTCGCCCAAAAATCAGCGCTTTGAGGTGTGCTCGCCAAATAACTTTGCATCCAACGAGAATTTTCCACCTCCCATGAATGCAATGGATACGATGACGAGCGTGTAAAGAATAGCCAGCTGGGGATCGCGGGCCGCCAGCAGATTTTGCAGGATGGCTCCGCCCAAGGCTCCCGCCAAAAGCAGCGCGTTGATCCGCGTAAACAGTCCGGCAACGATGAACAGCGAACAGACGAGTTGGATGATCGTCGCCACCCAGGCGGATGCCACCGGAGCGGGGGCGTGCATTCCCACCACATCTTCCACCAACGGCCAGGGTGTGCCATGGCGGGCATAAGCAATGCCGCCTTCGAGTTTATGTAAGCCGTGGATGTAAAAAACCATTACTCCGGTAGAAACGCGGAGAATGAAATGTCCCCAAGTGACGGCAGTGCTGTTTTGATCGGCATCTAGCGATTTCTTAAATGGATTCATGGCATGCCTTAAAATGCAAAGCAATCGCAGCCAAACCCGAAGAAGTCGGCGTAGCGATTGCGTGATGCCTCCGCAGCGTTGAAGAGCTGCTGCAAGGCGTGACCACAGCCGTGTTCATGGCAGGTGGCGTTGTGCTGATGCTGCGGCAGCGGCACACCGGCGCGGGCGGCTTTGCGAACATCCAACGGCGCGCCGTAGCCGCCGAAGACTTTGACGGGCGACCACTCGGGCAGCACGGGAATCGGCGGCGGTGCGTGCGGCGTGAATTCTTCCGTGGCATGGACCACTTTGCCGTCAACAATGGTAAGCACCGACTCAATGCTTTTGATCTGTTCTTCCGGAACTGCAAAGTAATCTTCAGTGAGCACGACAAGATCGGCCAATTGACCCGCAGCGATGGCGCCTTTCTTGCCAGCCTCGCTCGAAAACCAACTGCTGCCCTGCGTGTAAAGACGCAGCGCTTCCTCGCGGCTGAGACAATTCTTGTCGGGATACATCGAAACACCGCCAACAGTTTTGCCCGTCGTCAGCCAGTAGAGCGACACCCACGGATTATAGCTCGCGACACGTGTGGCGTCCGTGCCCGCGCCAACCGGCACGCCCAGTTCCAGCATCTTGCGCACCGGCGGCGTGCGCTCGGCGGCTGGCCGACCGTAACGCTCCATGAAGTATTCGCCCTGATAGGCCATGCGATGCTGGACGGCAATGCCGCCGCCCAGCGCCTTGACGCGCTCCAGATTGCGATCCGAAATCGTTTCGCAATGGTCAAAAAACCAGTTCAAGCCCTTGAACGGCACATCGCGATTCACCTCCTCGAACACATTCAGGAAGCGCGTGATGCTTTCGTCGTAGGTCGCGTGCAGGCGGAACGGCCATTTGTTTGCGGCGAGCAAGGCGACGACTTCCTTTAATTCGCCTTCGAGTGAACTGGCCAGATCGGGACGCGGCTCGAGAAAATCCTCAAAATCCGCCGCGCTGAAGACCAGCATCTCGCCGGCTCCGTTGCAGCGGAAGAAATCGTCGCCCTTGCCAGGTCCGGTCATTTTGATCCAGCGGGCGAAATCTTCCTTCTCCTGTTTCGGTTTTTGCGTGAACAGATTGTAGGCGATACGGAGAGTCATCTCGCCGCGCTCGTGGAGCTGGTTGATGATGGCATAGTCCTCCGGATAATTTTGAAATCCACCACCCGCGTCAATGATGCTCGTCAGGCCGAGGCGATTTAACTCGCGCATGAAATGGCGCGTGGAATTCAACTGATGTTCCGGCGGCAGCTTCGGACCTTTGGCAAGCGTGGCGTAAAGGATTGTGGCGTTCGGCCGTGCGATGAGCATGCCGGTGGGATTGCCGGCGTGGTCGCGCTGAATTTCGCCGCCGGGCGGATTGGGCGTGTCCTTGGTGTAACCACAGGCGCGCAAGGCCGCCTGGTTCAGCAACGCGCGGCAATACAGATGCAAAATGAACACGGGCGTTTCCGGTGCGGCGGCGTTGATCTCGTCCAGCGTCGGCATCCGGCGCTCGGCGAATTGAAATTCACTCCAGCCGCCCACGACGCGCACCCATTGGCCGGGCGGCGTGCGTTGCGCCTGTTCCTTGAGCATCCGCAGCGCATCGGCCAGCGACGGCACGCCGTCCCAGCGCAATTCCATGTTGTAATTCAATCCGCCACGGATGACGTGCAGATGTGAATCGTTGAGTCCGGGAATCACGCGCCGGCCTTTGAGATCAATGACCTTGGTGTCCGGCCCGCGTTCGTATTCCTCGGCGTCGTCCACGCCGACGATGCGGCCATCCTTGACGGCGATATTGGTCGCCTCGGGATATTTCGGGTCGAGCGTGGTGATGCGTCCGTTGTGCAGGATGAGGTCAGCGATTGTTTTCATGTTTGAGGTTTGGTTTTGGTTGCAGCCAGCCATGCAGCGCGCGCGTAATCAGCGGCATGACCACCCAGGTTAAAAGTGCGACTACGCACGCGTTGAAAATCGCGTTGTTCAGAATAAAATTCAGCGAGCGAACCGCCGGGCCGATGGTCAGGCTCAATCCCATCACGACCGGCAGCACGCCGGCATAAGTGGCGATGGCCATTTTCCAGCGTGTTGGCGGATTGTGCGGATTGCGGAACCACGCTTCGAGACCGGTCAATTCGCGATATTCCGGCGTGCCTTCCGTCAACGGTTTGATGCGCTCCTCCCAAGCCTTGAACATGGGCGAGGCATAAAAATCGTCGCGTTGCTGGGCGTTGGCAAAGGTCCGTAGAATTCCAAACTCAGGCGATGGCGATCCCGGCGGCGGGACCAGCATGCTGGCACCATGCACGCCGGTGTGCGCGAAAGAGGTTTTGAAAAACTCCTGAAGCGCCACTTGAAACTCGGTTTCGCAGCCCGGCTTGATCCGCCGGGTGATGGCAACATGAATGGGTTCGTTCATGACTTGTTAAAAAATATAGGTAAGCGTCGTGGAGACATAATTTACGTCCTTGCCGCCGGCCTCATGAACATAGCTGCCGGTAAAAAAGTGGACGTAAGAGGCTCCGAAAGTGAGGTGTCGTTGAATTCGCCACTGCAAATTCAAATCCACCGCCGTCGCGACATAGGCGGAGGCATTGCTATTTGCCGGTATCTCAATGTATCCGGGGACGGCGTAAACGGCGTCATTTCGCGAGTAGCGCCAAAACCAATTCACCCCGCCGTCCACCGTCACATTGCGCAACGGGTTCACCGTAAGGTTCGGGTGGACGCCAATGATGTTTTGCGGACGAATCAAGCTGGCATCGTTAAAATATCCGGATTTGAAATAGAGCGCATCGAAAGTTTGCAACTGCCCGTCACCGGAGTTGTGGTCGCCGCTGGTCACGCCGACTTTCAATCCCAGCCTCGGCTGCCACGTCGCATCCCAAGTATAGCCGAGGTTCTGGCCGGCGGTCCAAGCCAGGATGGAGTCATCGCCAAAACTTCCCACCTGCAAAACTTGTTCGGCGTCCCAGTCCCAGTGACGCCATTTCCCGAATTCACGCGTGCCGAAAGAGTGCCTGGTTTCGTGGCCAGTTACCGAAGCATAGGTCGCGGTCTGGTTGTCGATGCCCAGATAATAAAGATCAAATCCCTGCTGGTGCTGGGTGTTTAACCAATGGGTGACATACAATCCCCAGAAAGTTGTGTTGGGATTACTTCCGGAGATTCCTCCGCTGTCCTCGACCGGCCGGGTGAGAAAGGCCGTCGCTTCCCACAGCGGCCGGGTATAGATCATCTCAAATCCGTCAAACCGGCTGGGAATGTTGGGTGCCGCACGGGTGGCGACAAGTCGGCCCGCCCCGAAGCTCATGCCGAAACGTCCGCCGCGCACCGTCAACTTTTCATCGTCGGTCAAATAGGGAATGACGTCGAGAAAGGCAAATTGCAAATCCAGCGGATCATCTTGCACATCGGGAGCCGGTGGATTTTCGCCCTCCATGAGGCCAGAAATTCCTTCCGCAAAGATGCGGACGCGCTCGCCAAGATGCACGTCGGACAGGAGGGTGACCCGTTGCAGCCAATAGGAATTTGCCCCCCTTCCCCCAATTCCAAAATGGGGGTCGTAATTCCCCTCGAATCGCTCACGCACCTCGCCGCCCAGCGTCAGATGCCAATCAGGCGCATTGGTTCGCAGGGGAATGTATTTAATTTGATCAAGCCAGTCGGTGCGATTGGTTGGATTGTCCAGGTAGGAATAATTTTCATTAAAACGCAGAACTTTGTAGGCCGGCGGCACGAACTGGCTTTCGGGCGGCATGGTTTGGGACAGCGCAGTGAACGGCACCACAAGCACAGCCGGTATGAGCCACTCACTGCGCATGAGCTTTACTTGGTTGCGGAGACGTAGGGAGCGGTGTCGCGCCTGGCGAGTTCACTGTCCACGCCCGCAATGCCTTCGCCGACCTGTTTCACGGCGCTGTCGAAATAGCTTGGCCCCGCTTCGATCACGAGACTTTCGATGCTGAACTTGGATTCGAGCCCCTGCGCTTGCAGGCGCTTTTCCGTGTCATAGGCGAACAGGAATTGCTCTGCGAAGGTGCGGTCGCCTAGCCCGACTTCAATCACAGTATTGCCTTCGTCGCGAATGACTGGCGCCCAGGCAACATGCCTGGCCTTGAGCCGAACCGCTTCTCGCGCGGCGATCCGGCCGACCACACGCAATGAATCCAGCGACAAATCTTTCTCATCACCCAACCCGATGACCATGAAACGCTTCGCGGGGATGGAACCCTTCGTTGGTGTAAACAGAATCGTTTCGCCCAGTTCGCCGACGAACTCACCCCGGTTGCGCAACGCCGAAAGCAGACCACCGAGGTGGGCGTCGGTGTCTTTTGCCGCGCCTTGATAGGTGTCACCGGACGGCTTGTGTTTAAACAGGCAGATCATTTGCAAATCCGCCGCCTCCATGTAAGGGCCAACCATTTTCACCGAGAGCGTGATGCCCAGCGGTTTGGTGGCGAACACATTT
This window encodes:
- a CDS encoding FAD-dependent oxidoreductase → MNDDKSIKLDIAVLGGGFGGVYCARAIGKALGRRSRFKAGIIADENYMVFQPMLPEVASSSISPRHVVNPLRLLCRNVDVLRGRVEAIDWNRRSLTLNAGPFTGNLRITYDHLVLALGAVTDLSRIPGMPEHAFLLKNVGDAMHLRTTILGRIEEANLEPRPELKRRLTTFVVVGGGYSGVETAGHILDLFRAIHGYYPNVSLADLTVYLVHSGDHLLPTLSRRLGEYSARQLKRLGLKLVLNQRVKSVTANRVYLADGTSIETNTVISTVGNAPHPLVKELGAAAGLAMEKGNVVTEATGRVKGQTQLWAVGDCAAFPTVTGGFCPGTAQFAYRQGLLVGRNVVRQLHGRALQSFTFKGLGEMASIGHHLAVAEICGVQFSGFFAWWLWRTVYLLKLPRLDRKLRVVLDWTLDLFFPRDLNHLSPRFTKPVKEIYLETGDVLFHEGEPAFSFYLVKSGALELREPGEAPQRIAAGGYFGEQALLADGLWHCDACAVEPTTLVSIPAGIFHQLVRGVGSLGQFFQKSATKYQSREIVEAISRKIPPAVATRPIAALMERKLYTLAPDTTVQDALVIMRDHPRSSYPVVNGSGQLHGVVPREEFYELLKREPTRPATRLTELPLAQLPTVPAQTRVSEVMKCFLRTGSNKVLVVNDANRLQGIATLMDLLAASDHPPDEAGGGS
- a CDS encoding DedA family protein/thiosulfate sulfurtransferase GlpE, which translates into the protein MTQADQLLVNYGLWIVFGAVFLEQVGIPFPAPLLMLAAGALAAAGKFNLLGGMMMTLVACLLADGIWFFLGRYRGNHVLGFLCRMSLEPDSCIRRTQNVFSKYGAKGIVVAKFVPGFSTVAPPLAGMSGMRLSSFLVADGAGSLLYGICFFGLGFLFSNQIEQINSAISHIGGSALALILGLAALYIGFKYWHRQRLLRELRIARITVPELREKQSAGEDLVILDLRSTLEFESDRSVILGAMRLSVDEVDHRHHEIPRDRDVILYCSCPNEVTSARVALLLRRKGITRVRPLLGGIQAWRAGNHPVAVLAEAPRVR
- a CDS encoding DoxX family protein — translated: MNPFKKSLDADQNSTAVTWGHFILRVSTGVMVFYIHGLHKLEGGIAYARHGTPWPLVEDVVGMHAPAPVASAWVATIIQLVCSLFIVAGLFTRINALLLAGALGGAILQNLLAARDPQLAILYTLVIVSIAFMGGGKFSLDAKLFGEHTSKR
- a CDS encoding amidohydrolase; amino-acid sequence: MKTIADLILHNGRITTLDPKYPEATNIAVKDGRIVGVDDAEEYERGPDTKVIDLKGRRVIPGLNDSHLHVIRGGLNYNMELRWDGVPSLADALRMLKEQAQRTPPGQWVRVVGGWSEFQFAERRMPTLDEINAAAPETPVFILHLYCRALLNQAALRACGYTKDTPNPPGGEIQRDHAGNPTGMLIARPNATILYATLAKGPKLPPEHQLNSTRHFMRELNRLGLTSIIDAGGGFQNYPEDYAIINQLHERGEMTLRIAYNLFTQKPKQEKEDFARWIKMTGPGKGDDFFRCNGAGEMLVFSAADFEDFLEPRPDLASSLEGELKEVVALLAANKWPFRLHATYDESITRFLNVFEEVNRDVPFKGLNWFFDHCETISDRNLERVKALGGGIAVQHRMAYQGEYFMERYGRPAAERTPPVRKMLELGVPVGAGTDATRVASYNPWVSLYWLTTGKTVGGVSMYPDKNCLSREEALRLYTQGSSWFSSEAGKKGAIAAGQLADLVVLTEDYFAVPEEQIKSIESVLTIVDGKVVHATEEFTPHAPPPIPVLPEWSPVKVFGGYGAPLDVRKAARAGVPLPQHQHNATCHEHGCGHALQQLFNAAEASRNRYADFFGFGCDCFAF
- a CDS encoding antibiotic biosynthesis monooxygenase; the protein is MNEPIHVAITRRIKPGCETEFQVALQEFFKTSFAHTGVHGASMLVPPPGSPSPEFGILRTFANAQQRDDFYASPMFKAWEERIKPLTEGTPEYRELTGLEAWFRNPHNPPTRWKMAIATYAGVLPVVMGLSLTIGPAVRSLNFILNNAIFNACVVALLTWVVMPLITRALHGWLQPKPNLKHENNR
- a CDS encoding alginate export family protein — translated: MRSEWLIPAVLVVPFTALSQTMPPESQFVPPAYKVLRFNENYSYLDNPTNRTDWLDQIKYIPLRTNAPDWHLTLGGEVRERFEGNYDPHFGIGGRGANSYWLQRVTLLSDVHLGERVRIFAEGISGLMEGENPPAPDVQDDPLDLQFAFLDVIPYLTDDEKLTVRGGRFGMSFGAGRLVATRAAPNIPSRFDGFEMIYTRPLWEATAFLTRPVEDSGGISGSNPNTTFWGLYVTHWLNTQHQQGFDLYYLGIDNQTATYASVTGHETRHSFGTREFGKWRHWDWDAEQVLQVGSFGDDSILAWTAGQNLGYTWDATWQPRLGLKVGVTSGDHNSGDGQLQTFDALYFKSGYFNDASLIRPQNIIGVHPNLTVNPLRNVTVDGGVNWFWRYSRNDAVYAVPGYIEIPANSNASAYVATAVDLNLQWRIQRHLTFGASYVHFFTGSYVHEAGGKDVNYVSTTLTYIF
- a CDS encoding M17 family peptidase N-terminal domain-containing protein, with the protein product MKLHSSFMKTRFLIIPLAALWLVATARADSTSAPKENVFATKPLGITLSVKMVGPYMEAADLQMICLFKHKPSGDTYQGAAKDTDAHLGGLLSALRNRGEFVGELGETILFTPTKGSIPAKRFMVIGLGDEKDLSLDSLRVVGRIAAREAVRLKARHVAWAPVIRDEGNTVIEVGLGDRTFAEQFLFAYDTEKRLQAQGLESKFSIESLVIEAGPSYFDSAVKQVGEGIAGVDSELARRDTAPYVSATK